The following coding sequences are from one Bacteroidales bacterium window:
- a CDS encoding STAS domain-containing protein, translating to MLKAEVVDNITVVSFQNVTRLNALIADQVKTELNSFFSKPNMKLVLNLEGVTFIDSSGFGVFLSVMKTANNSYGQFKICNIAPEVMELFKLLQLHNVFEIYSTTEDCIKSFR from the coding sequence ATGCTGAAAGCAGAAGTTGTTGACAATATCACCGTGGTTTCATTCCAAAATGTAACCAGGTTAAATGCGCTGATAGCTGATCAGGTTAAAACCGAACTGAACAGCTTTTTCAGTAAACCCAACATGAAACTGGTTCTGAATCTTGAAGGAGTTACTTTTATTGACAGTTCAGGTTTTGGTGTTTTTCTCTCGGTTATGAAAACTGCCAATAACAGTTACGGCCAGTTCAAGATCTGTAATATAGCTCCTGAAGTGATGGAACTTTTCAAGTTGCTTCAGTTGCACAATGTCTTTGAAATTTATTCAACCACAGAAGATTGCATAAAGAGTTTCCGTTAA
- a CDS encoding Hpt domain-containing protein: MIVDLSYLRENTGNDPEVLRELVGIFISQVQELAQSMQESLNHRDWDQLARHAHKAKTTVAIMGLHGLAQKLKQLELDILSGKDEDLYAECVSAFLHSSQQAIDELRELIPDISLKNP; encoded by the coding sequence ATGATAGTTGACCTTTCCTACCTTCGGGAAAATACCGGAAATGACCCTGAAGTACTCAGGGAACTTGTTGGAATATTTATTTCGCAGGTGCAGGAACTTGCCCAAAGCATGCAGGAAAGTCTGAATCATCGTGATTGGGATCAGCTGGCCAGACACGCGCACAAAGCCAAAACTACGGTTGCTATCATGGGACTTCACGGTCTGGCACAAAAGCTAAAACAACTGGAACTTGATATTCTGAGCGGAAAAGATGAAGACCTTTATGCCGAATGTGTTTCTGCTTTTCTGCACTCCAGCCAGCAGGCAATAGATGAACTTCGTGAACTGATACCTGACATATCACTTAAAAACCCCTAA
- a CDS encoding tetratricopeptide repeat protein: MNRLLGCILVLFLFSAGELMSQTVSADPVAKLRNQRNYAQAYNQAIEAIKAGDYSRAAVFLDKALEFSANAPEALLQRAKIFFTYQDYDASLQDLETLLKNKPETGEAWYLEGLLWMIHDSVPRALQCMNEAIRRSYTTDEAFFYRGVLKTLQGDYSGAIYDYTMAIDKNPNYTIAFHERASVRLMVKDLQGALYDYRMAVGLDSMFLTAYNNMGQLKMILGDYQGAVEDFSRVVRLDPANHQAFNNRGQAYYLMGEYPKAVEDFYAAVVIDSAYAAAWNNLGNAYAKMEKYEEATTYYTKALQIDSGFAVAYLNRGFVNELLGKLENACADWNMAFSLGRKEAEKYIKECK; encoded by the coding sequence ATGAACAGGCTATTGGGGTGTATCCTGGTACTGTTTCTGTTTTCAGCAGGAGAGCTCATGTCACAGACAGTTTCAGCAGATCCTGTTGCTAAACTCAGAAATCAGCGGAACTACGCTCAGGCATACAATCAGGCTATTGAGGCGATAAAGGCAGGTGATTATTCCCGGGCTGCAGTATTTCTCGACAAAGCCCTGGAGTTTTCTGCCAATGCGCCGGAAGCATTGCTTCAAAGGGCCAAAATCTTTTTCACCTACCAGGATTATGATGCTTCCCTTCAGGATCTTGAGACGCTTCTTAAGAATAAACCGGAAACAGGAGAAGCGTGGTACCTGGAAGGACTTCTCTGGATGATTCACGATTCTGTGCCGCGGGCCTTGCAATGCATGAATGAGGCCATCCGGAGAAGCTACACTACCGACGAGGCTTTTTTCTACCGGGGCGTTCTGAAAACCCTTCAGGGTGATTACAGTGGAGCAATTTACGATTATACGATGGCTATTGACAAGAATCCCAATTATACCATAGCTTTTCATGAGCGTGCTTCTGTACGTCTTATGGTTAAAGACCTTCAGGGGGCTCTCTATGATTACCGAATGGCTGTTGGGCTGGATAGCATGTTCCTGACAGCCTATAATAATATGGGTCAGTTGAAGATGATTCTGGGAGATTATCAGGGAGCTGTGGAAGATTTTTCCAGGGTCGTCAGGCTTGATCCGGCAAATCATCAGGCATTTAATAACAGGGGACAGGCCTATTACCTGATGGGTGAATATCCTAAAGCAGTTGAGGATTTTTATGCGGCGGTAGTGATAGATTCTGCCTATGCAGCCGCATGGAATAACCTCGGAAATGCCTATGCCAAAATGGAAAAATATGAAGAGGCAACAACCTATTACACTAAAGCTCTGCAGATAGATTCCGGTTTTGCTGTTGCCTATCTTAACCGAGGCTTTGTCAACGAACTGCTTGGAAAGCTGGAAAATGCCTGTGCCGATTGGAATAT